One Bufo gargarizans isolate SCDJY-AF-19 unplaced genomic scaffold, ASM1485885v1 fragScaff_scaffold_107_pilon, whole genome shotgun sequence DNA segment encodes these proteins:
- the LOC122922281 gene encoding protein ANTAGONIST OF LIKE HETEROCHROMATIN PROTEIN 1-like → MDAQEFQHYEESHPPNDEEMHRGGGLRELCAGTVALCSFYYVRLMKERRRREYERRRRISRFQRSKARESLRFAVLATTRLLSGSGVSATSTAPITEWQGAHFQPLALWSTMMEKALTSSDWIESFRVTKSTFVYLCDQLRPVIEKMGSNVRHTIPAEVRLAMTLWRLGSSCEYRAIEKIFGVSRSTICKVVRDVCQAVVSFLTPKFISIPQGDVLRDTMKGFERHFGTPQLAGVIGTFHVVVDPPQERAGQYFNTKGWHSVVLQAVVDSDHCFWDLNIGSPGNLSDTQVLLTSELYESGMEGTLFPNTTYCVDGVDIPIHLLGSRSYPLLPWLMTPFSKESNPERSELNVQFSSILSVAQVAFGRLKGRWCCLLKHSDSDPSFLPTLIAACCTLHNICESRGDPFQEHWSEEAFEEELEQPSECDEDDLEPEGTSEGIRDALAKHVRAQNAGM, encoded by the coding sequence ATGGATGCTCAGGAGTTTCAGCATTATGAGGAGAGCCACCCTCCAAATGATGAGGAGATGCATAGAGGTGGGGGTCTCCGGGAGTTGTGCGCAGGGACGGTGGCGCTCTGCTCCTTCTATTATGTCCGCCTGATGAAGGAAAGAAGAAGACGTGAATATGAACGTCGAAGGAGAATTTCCCGTTTCCAACGTTCCAAGGCGAGGGAGAGCCTGCGCTTTGCTGTCCTGGCGACGACCCGACTGTTGAGCGGCAGTGGAGTGTCCGCCACATCGACTGCGCCAATTACCGAGTGGCAGGGCGCTCACTTTCAGCCCTTGGCGCTCTGGAGCACCATGATGGAGAAAGCCTTGACCAGCTCTGACTGGATCGAGAGCTTTCGAGTGACAAAGTCCACTTTCGTTTATTTGTGCGATCAGCTTCGACCAGTCATTGAGAAAATGGGCTCCAACGTACGCCACACCATCCCGGCAGAAGTACGCTTGGCCATGACTTTATGGCGCCTTGGTTCTTCATGTGAATATCGAGCCATTGAGAAAATATTTGGAGTCTCACGTTCAACTATTTGTAAGGTTGTTCGGGACGTTTGCCAGGCGGTGGTCTCCTTTCTGACCCCCAAGTTCATTTCCATTCCTCAAGGAGACGTTCTGCGTGACACAATGAAAGGCTTCGAGCGACATTTTGGCACACCCCAGCTGGCCGGGGTCATAGGCACTTTCCATGTCGTTGTAGACCCCCCTCAGGAACGTGCCGGGCAGTATTTCAATACCAAAGGTTGGCATTCTGTGGTTCTCCAGGCTGTGGTAGACTCCGACCATTGCTTCTGGGATCTAAATATTGGAAGTCCTGGAAACCTCTCCGACACTCAGGTCTTATTGACTTCTGAGCTTTATGAGTCGGGTATGGAAGGAACTCTGTTCCCTAACACAACGTACTGCGTGGATGGAGTCGACATACCCATCCACTTGTTAGGGTCCCGCTCATATCCCCTGCTGCCCTGGCTGATGACGCCCTTCTCTAAAGAGTCAAATCCAGAACGTTCAGAACTGAATGTGCAGTTTTCGTCCATCCTTAGTGTGGCACAAGTCGCTTTTGGACGCCTCAAGGGTCGTTGGTGTTGTCTGTTGAAACACAGTGACTCGGATCCCTCGTTTCTCCCCACTTTAATTGCCGCTTGCTGCACACTCCATAATATCTGTGAGTCCCGTGGAGATCCGTTCCAAGAGCATTGGTCAGAAGAAGCCTTCGAGGAAGAGTTAGAACAGCCAAGTGAGTGTGACGAGGATGACTTGGAGCCAGAAGGAACATCTGAGGGGATCCGAGATGCCCTGGCCAAACACGTACGGGCACAGAATGCTGGAATGTGA